The window CGTCCGTCATCCGCTTGAAGTCGGCGATGTCCTCGCCGAGCTGGATCTCGTTCGGGAACCAGGTGTTCGCGACGGCCTGGTCATACAGGTCCATCGCCCACTGGTACTTGACGGGCTTCAGCAGAAGGCCTTCTTCGATTCCGGTGCCCAGAATCCCCATGGTGTTTCTCTCCTCGTTGCTTACAGCCGGATTACTGGCAGGACTCGCACTGCAGGTCGTCCATCGGGTCGACCGGCACGTAGTAGTCCTCGACGCGGGTGGTGGTGCTCATCAGTTGTCACCCCCTGCGGAGGTGGAGGAGGTCAGTCCGCCGAAGCCGAAGCCACGGCGGGCGGGTGCTGCGGCGGGCGCGGTCTCGGTGACAGCCGGAGCCGCGGCGGGAGCCGGCGCGCCGGCGCCGACGGAGGCGAAGCCCTTGCGGCCTCCGCTGATCTCCTCGGCCTTGTTGACCTTGACCGTCGACTGCTCGGCCTGGTGACGCGGCTTCATGTGGAGGTAGTACGTCGTCTTGACGCCCTTCTCCCATGCGGCGTAGTAGATGTCCATCATGTCGCCGAGGTCACGCGTCTCGAGGTACATGTTGCGGCTGATCGCCTGGTCGATCCACTTCTGGGCGCGGGCCGCGACCTCGATGAAAGCGTACGGCGAGAGCTGGAAGCTCGTCTTGAACGTGGCCTTCACCTCGTCCGGGATCTCCGCGATGTTCTGGATGTCGCCCTGCGAGCGCAGGATCGCCTCGCGGACGTCCTGCCAGATGCCGCGCTCCTGCAGCGTCTCGACCAGGTTGCGGTTGACCTCGAGGAACTTGCCCGACGAGGTGGACCGGCTGAAGATCTGCGAGAACTGCGGGTCGAAGCCCGGCGTGGTGCCGGCGACGAGGCCGATGGACGCGGTCGGCGCGATGGCCATGAGCGTCGCGTTGCGCATGCCGCCCTTGACCTTCTCGCGGAGGCGGTCCCAGTCGAGGCGGATGGTGCGGTCCACCGTGATCGGCGTGCCGCGGTCGGCCTCGGTCAGCGCGATCGAGTCGTAGGGCACCAGGCCCTGCGACCAGCGCGATCCCTCGAAGTTCGGGTACGCACCGCGCTCCTGCGCCAGGTCGGCGCTCTCGTCGATCGCCGCGTACGAGACGTGCTCCATGATCTCGTCGATCAGGGCGTACGCCTCTTCGCTCTCGTAGCTGAGACCCAGCTTCTCGACGACGTCGGTGAAGCCCATAACGCCCAGGCCGATCGCGCGGTTCTGCTGGTTCGAGTAGTCCGCCTCCGGAACGCTCGACACCGTGATGTCGATGAGGTTGTCGAGCTGGCGCACCGCCTGGCGGGCGCTGGCCTCGATGCGCTCCCAGTCCATCCGCCCGTCGACCAGGTGGCGCGACAGGTTGATCGATGCGAGGTTGCAGACCGAGACGTTGTCGCGGTCCTGCGGCAGCGTGATCTCGGTGCACAGGTTGGAGAGGTGGATGGTGCCCGTGTTGTTGTTGAGGGCACGGTTGTTGATCGTGTCCTTCCAGGTCAGCCACGGGTGGCTGGTCGTCTGGAGGCTCATCAGGATGTCCTTGAACTGCGCGCGGGCGCTGATCTTCTTGAACATCTTGAGGTTGCCTGCCTCGGCCTCGGCGACGTAGTGGGCGTAGCGCTCCGAGAAGGCCTTGCCGTACAGCTCGTTGAGGTCGGCGACCTCCAGCGGGTCGAAGAGGTACCAGTCCTCGTCGTTCTGGACGCGCTTCATGAACTCGTCGCTGATCCAGACCGCGGTGTTGGCGGTGCGGGTGCGGCGGTAGGGGTCGCCGGAGTTCTGGCGGAGGTCCAGGAACTCCGGGAAGTCCATGTGCCAGTTCTCCATGTAGAAGCAGAGGGCGCCGAACTTCTTGCCGCCGCGGCTGACCGCGCGCAGCACCGAGTCGATCGTGTGCATGAACGGGATCGGACCGGTGGAGGTCGTGTTGTTCGAGCGGATGGGCGAGCCCTGGGCGCGCAGCTTGGTGACCGAGAGGCCGATGCCGCCGGTGCCCTTGGTCAGCCACATGACGTCGCGCACGCTCTTTGCGATGTGCTCGATGTCGTCCTGCATCTCCATGACGAAGCAGTTGGAGAGCTGCGGGTACGCGGTGCCCGCGTTGACGAGGGTGGAGCCGGCCGCGAGGTACTCGAGCTTCGACATCTTGTCGTAGAACGCGATGGCGTGGCTGGTGGGGTCGGCCTCGTTGAGGGAGAGGCCCATCGCGATGCGCATCCAGAAGAACTGGGGCACCTCGAGCGAGTCGCCGTTGCGGGCCTTGATGCCGTAGCGGTTGTTGAGCGTGACGACGCCGATGTACTTGAGCAGCTCGTCGCGGGAGGGGTCCAGGTAGCCGGCGAGGCGGTCGAGGTCGAACGCGGTGGTGAAGCGGCCGTCGAGGAGGGTCTCGGCCACGCCGCGCTCGATGTAGGAGCGGAAGCGGGAGGCGTGCAGCTCCACCAGCTCGTCGTGGCTCTGGTAGTCGCCGAGCACGCGCTTGTAGATCGTCTTGAGGAGGAGGCGTGCGGCGACGGTGTCGAACGCGGGGTCGTCCTTGACGTTCTGGAGGGCGACCTGGATGACCGCCTCGTCGAGCTGCTGCGTGGTGATGCCGTCGAACAGCGTGAGTTCGAGCTCGCTCGCGATCTGCGTCACCCACGTGATGTTCTCGTCCAGTCCCTGGGCCGCGTTCTCGATGGCCAGGTTGATCTTGTTGGCGTCGTACGGCTCGCGCTC is drawn from Leifsonia shinshuensis and contains these coding sequences:
- a CDS encoding ribonucleoside-diphosphate reductase subunit alpha; this translates as MAITVVKRNGEREPYDANKINLAIENAAQGLDENITWVTQIASELELTLFDGITTQQLDEAVIQVALQNVKDDPAFDTVAARLLLKTIYKRVLGDYQSHDELVELHASRFRSYIERGVAETLLDGRFTTAFDLDRLAGYLDPSRDELLKYIGVVTLNNRYGIKARNGDSLEVPQFFWMRIAMGLSLNEADPTSHAIAFYDKMSKLEYLAAGSTLVNAGTAYPQLSNCFVMEMQDDIEHIAKSVRDVMWLTKGTGGIGLSVTKLRAQGSPIRSNNTTSTGPIPFMHTIDSVLRAVSRGGKKFGALCFYMENWHMDFPEFLDLRQNSGDPYRRTRTANTAVWISDEFMKRVQNDEDWYLFDPLEVADLNELYGKAFSERYAHYVAEAEAGNLKMFKKISARAQFKDILMSLQTTSHPWLTWKDTINNRALNNNTGTIHLSNLCTEITLPQDRDNVSVCNLASINLSRHLVDGRMDWERIEASARQAVRQLDNLIDITVSSVPEADYSNQQNRAIGLGVMGFTDVVEKLGLSYESEEAYALIDEIMEHVSYAAIDESADLAQERGAYPNFEGSRWSQGLVPYDSIALTEADRGTPITVDRTIRLDWDRLREKVKGGMRNATLMAIAPTASIGLVAGTTPGFDPQFSQIFSRSTSSGKFLEVNRNLVETLQERGIWQDVREAILRSQGDIQNIAEIPDEVKATFKTSFQLSPYAFIEVAARAQKWIDQAISRNMYLETRDLGDMMDIYYAAWEKGVKTTYYLHMKPRHQAEQSTVKVNKAEEISGGRKGFASVGAGAPAPAAAPAVTETAPAAAPARRGFGFGGLTSSTSAGGDN